In the genome of Sardina pilchardus chromosome 17, fSarPil1.1, whole genome shotgun sequence, the window ggtgagctcgaactttctcaaaatacatccgaatgacatgattttggtgtcaactcaacgtatttactcccaatagtccgaaaaattgatctaaagtgcatttcactccggattatccctttaagtaaagCGAAATGTCTAGGGGAAAAGGTATGGGAGTGATGACGTGCGTGTCTGGATGTAAAGATTGTGTCAGTAGCTATGTGAGAAGCTAAAGGCAAATAGACAAAGAATGAGAAGTAAGAATAAGAaacaagaggagagggagcaaaAGGGTGCAAGAAGCAAAAGTAGCCtgcaagaagaaagaaaaagtgcctaatgggagaagagagaatgacCCTTTATATGACCACGCCCTTGATGGCATAGCAGGTGTATGGAGTTAAACAATCAACCTATAATGGGCTCCACCTGCCCGTGCACTGACAGGAAGAGACCAGAGGGGGCACAAGGGGGTCGTAACACCTCCCTCCCTAAAAGAGGTTTGCTGTAAGGAAACCTCCATATACATTAACAAGAAAATAGACCTCCTGTGATCCCAAAACATCTCCCTACATCCTGGTACCTAGGAATGAAGGAAAGACGGAACAAGAGAAAACACTGAGGTTCACAAAACACTaaataagaaaaacaaacaaaccaaaattcTAGAAAAGGAACACCATCTCACACAGTGACCTATCCAAGACGTTTAAATTAACTCAACCTGGAAGCATTACATCAATAACTATGACCATGACCATTGAGAACAGCCAGGTAACACTAACCATAGAAATCGGGCCAGTAACTTCTAGATAACCTCGTCTGAATCAGACGTGGAGCAAAACCAGAACTCCCACCCATAGGTGGCAGTGAGCAGCAGTCCATCTGCACCATAGCATTGCCGATACCCACCGGACACACGTGTTGAACGGGTGGCGCCAACCCAAACCAAACACCATGCGCTACGGAGATGTAAAGAAGAGCACTTACACAGAAAAGCATTAGTGAGGATAAATACAAGATAAGACCACCCCTGGTCAGAGCAGGACCCTCAATCTTCCCCCAAGAATTCCCAACGGAGAGCTTACTCTCCACATAGGCGTCACCAAGCGTCTCAGTGACAGCCGACATGTTCTTCACCTGCCCAACAGGTAGAGCTGACGAGCTCTTCTCCTCAGTTTCAGAGGTGGCAGAGTCGTCAGTTAAGCTAACATCCACATCTGGGGACGTTCTTGCCTTACTGGGAACCAGTGTCACTGCCGGATGCCCAGTGCGTTGAGTCAATGGcactgcaggcacacacacaggtggcagCACCTTGTCAGTGTTTTCCCAAACCATACCACCTGCTAGATCATTACCAAGAATGAGCGCAACCCCTGGCACAGGAAGTGAAGGCCGCACGCCAACCACAGCCTCACCAGTAACCAACTTAGATGTTAAGTGTACCTGATGGAGTGGCACGGGAACAGAGGCATCAAAACCTTGAACCCAGACGTGCGCTCCAGTGGCTGTATGGTCAGACAAGGGTAGTACACTGTCCAGCAGAAGAGACTGGGTAGCCCCTGTGTCTCGAAGGATACGGACAGTAACACCATGCTTCTGATTAGGCAAAGACACAACCCCTTCTGTAATGAAAGCAGAATATCCAGTGTGAATCAACTCGAAATTACTCTGGGCCTTCCCAGGTATGAAAGAAGTCACCAACCCTATAGACTTACTTTCCTTTCCCTTCCTACCAAGGGCAAGACACTCGGTCACTTTATGACCAGGCTTGTTACAGTAAAAGCATATGACCCTCCTGGTGACGGGAAAGCTCTCAGCTACAGGGGAACGGCTAGGACTACCAGGGGGAGAAGAAGACTGTGGGGAGTTAGGAGCGGAAGACTCCTGCTCCAATCTATTCCTCCTACCCTGGTCTTTCCTACTGTGGCCGCTAACCTGAAGGAACCCAGGAAAACGCTTGTGTGTTAGGACGTACTTATCATCCAAGACAGCAGCCTCATCTAGAGTTttcacttcctgttcgttcAGGTATACAGCTACTAGCTCAGGGAGACAGTTCTTAAAGTCCTCTAACAGAATGAGTTGTCTCAACTCTTCTCTGGAGTTAGCGGCTTGAGCCATACACCACCTATCGAACAGGATTGTTTTCTCTCTAGCAAACTCCACATAAGTCAGCTGTTCAGACTTCCTGGAGTTTCTGAACCGCTGTCTATAGGCTTCAGGAACTAACTGATATGCGTGTAAAATGGCTGTTTTAACCACATCATATTGGCTAGCTTGATCAAGACTAAGAGCAGTGAATACCTCTTGGGCCTTCCCTTTGAGCACACATTGTAACAACAAGGGCCACACCTCTCTTGGCCATTTTAGTGTGGTTGCAACTCTCTCAAAGTGAGCGAAATACCGATCCACATCCTTCTCAGAGAAGGGGGGAACAAGACGGATATTTCTAGTGACATCAAAGCTAGGTGGAGAAAGCggaggaggagcaggctgaGGAGACTCGCCTTGCTGTTTAGCAATCTCTAGCTCAAGCGTTTTAACTGCAAGCGCATGCTCACGTTCACGATCATGTTCCTCACGTCCCATGCGTTTGAGCTCAAGCTGATTCTCAAGCCTTTTAAGCtcaacttctctctctatctccatagCCTTTGTTTCCTTTTCAGCTTTTAATTTTTCCAGCTGCAGTTGTTGGTCTGGTGGCAGTGGTATCACCACTGCTCCTACAACTGCTGTCTCTTTCACTGGAATCACCTTTTTCCCAAACACACCTGTACTTGTAAGCTGATTTTTTATGGCAATAAATAAAATCTCCTTAACTTTCTTTTCTTGAGCAGTTATGATCAACTCATAGTGCTCAGAAACCTTCCAGAGTTCATCTTTAGTAAGCCGTGCAAGTAGCTCTTCAGAAGGCTTGGCATAAAACTCTTCAAGAGATGAAGACACAATTTAAAATATCAGAGCCAACTTAACCAGCACAGGCAATCACCAAATCACAACCCAGTAGATAAGTGCAACAAACTTCCACAAGTTTAAAACGCCAGCAAAGCTACCTAGCTGAACCAACAATGAGGCACAACataaacgaaaaacacaaatacaggcACAAAACACTAAAACCCTCTCCTCACACAAGAGCGCAAGTTAACAGGAGCAACGTAGCCTGACCACTACCAAGAACACAGAACGTTGCTCAGCTGACTTGTGTCACCTACGTCATTCACGTCGTGGTCAGCACAGCTGACTGAATGTGTAAACAATTAAGCGCTAGATCTAGCTTAGCGTACAATGAGGACATGCAACTTTAACTACACATTCAAACAACCTAGCCTACGTAGCACACGACGCTACACAAACAATATCTCCAATCAATTGTCTACCATTTATAAAACACCACGCAAACAATAAGCTACTTACCAAACATCCACGCACCCAAAATACTCAGCAATAAATCCAGGTCAAATCACCAGACGGTCACTGTCGATATCAGTCAGAAAACAATACTccggtagcctagcctattccCTCCCACAACTAACTTTACCTTGCTAGTCTTCAGGGGCCTGCCGGCCTCGGGGCGACTGGTTAACGCGTGAACTCGTTGCAGTAAACTGCACGAAGCGTGCCCCCGACAGGAATATTAAACTCCGGACCAGGATTACCCCTCGAACAAAAAGTTTACAGAAAACGGCAAAACAAAAATAGCACCCCGATGGAAGGGCAGAGCCCAGCTGGAGCACTCTTCCTAACCGGAGACTGAGCGAGTTAATTAGCTAATTGACTGAATCAAACCAACAGACAATCTCACCTGGATCTCTGCGAGCTACATTCCGGACGAGAACCCCCAATTTATGTTACGGCCAGCTCGTTCTGAGACCGCAACATAAAGTGGGACGCAACAACAGTTTTAAATCAAACAATAATTTATTTAAGTAAAGCGAAATGTCTAGGGGAAAAGGTATGGGAGTGATGACGTGCGTGTCTGGATGTAAAGATTGTGTCAGTAGCTATGTGAGAAGCTAAAGGCAAATAGACAAAGAATGAGAAGTAAGAATAagaaacaagaggagagagagcaaaaggcagtgttgccaggtcacgtgagcAAAAAACAAGCAGCAGGTCCTTGAAACAAGCCCTAAAGAAGCGACCCAAgtagcatcccctccccgaacATCTGACGTTACATTTCTAGGGCGGTCATGTTAGAGGAGCCTGTAGTTACCGCGTAGAGTCGACGCAGAGGCATAGATTTAAAATGCCCTTGTGTACGTGTAGACTTTGCCTGGATTCTacacagaaacaacaaacacgaagcaagcccaaaagaagcGACCACATAAAATACACGCCCCCAAAACCGCAACCCGCAACTTCACCGGAAAACAAGCCCAAGTCGCTTATAATAAGCGGACTCTGGCAACACTGGCAAAAGGGTGCAAGAAGCAAAAGTAGCCtgcaagaagaaagaaaaagtgcctaatgggagaagagagaatgacCCTTTATATGACCACGCCCTTGATGGCATAGCAGGTGTATGGAGTTAAACAATCAACCTATAATGGGCTCCACCTGCCTGTGCACTGACAGGAAGAGACCAGAGGGGGCACAAGGGGGTCGTAACAGCTCTCATCAAGCTAAAGAGTGTGCATTGCACTCAGACCAACCACCATCTCACAACCTTACCCACCATATGAGATTGCCCATCAACGTGTCCCTTTCCTTTCTCAGCTCCTTCTAGATGTGGCGGAGGTGAGGAACAAGACGATGCACTCTCCAGACTGCGGCATGAGCAGAGAAGAGCTCAACAAACACCTGGAGACGATCAAATGTCTGGGCCGGGAACTTGAGCCATATGCCCCAGAAATGACGAGTCTATCAGAGGATATTGACAAGGTGAGTATACAATCAGAGGTCTGCTGGGTTTCCTTGCCATATTCTCCAGAAGACGTGGTCGCCGAACTCCAGAAGACGTCTtcagagtagccagaatgaAAGTTTTTAAGATGTATTTCCTGGACGTTGAATAGATGTGTTGTTCTGGGTGTGATATAGGCATCGCTTGAAGACGTCTGAAAGACTTAATTAGACATCCAGAAGACGtcctcagagtagccagaatggcagaacgtctatttgcaactaatttaggctgtctatagacgtcccgaatggggtcaggctggactattgtcccaatgtcatttattaACTGATTCTGGCTGTCAAGTAGACGTCCAGATTATGACCTCGCAGAACGATTATTTGTAACTAATGTTGGTTGTCTATAGACGTCCTGAACCGGGTCAGGCTGGAATATTGTCCCAGTGTCCCAGTCAACtcattttgactgtaaaatagacgtccagatcacagcctggacagaccactgttattattgttttttggACGTCCATAGAAGTTGCTTGCTCAGTGGGACTGTACCTCAGTGTTAATGTTACCGACATTTCTCAGCTAAATAAACTCTCAGAAAATGATTATAATGTTATGCAACCCTATAGAATTTTGGTTATaagttttattttcatgtttgtttatttaatatgaATTCATAATGAGCATAATGTAAAGGTTGAAATGAATACTAAttcataatgttattattgttttttggACGTCCATAGAAGTTGCTTGCTCAGTGGGACTGTACCTCAGTGTTAATGCTACCGACATTTCTCAGCTAAATAAACTCTCAGAAAATGATTATAATGTTATGTAACCCTATAGAATTTTGGTTATaagttttattttcatgtttgtttatttacatggaatatgaattcataatgagcataatgtaaacaaaaacaagcatacATATTTCAGATATATAACCCGGCCATTTCATATTTAAGCTGTAATTTAATTTCATGACAGCCAGAACAGAAAAATATAGAAATGTGGCAATGAAATAGAATCATATCCATAAtggtcaaaatcaaaacaataaGATATGATATTATTGATCTTTATCCCACTTTTTTGTGATAGCTAATTTTCTCCAATCATCTGATTGTGATTTTCTTTTAGTTTTTATCATATTCTTATTCATTAAATAATGATGTTTTAGAAACATGATGAATGATTCCAGTGCaacatatttctcttttttgaaaataaaaaatttCCCAAGGAGCACAATAATGTTCaacaacatatttttttcttcatgcAAACCCCAAATTATATTGATTATTGTTATTGGTAAGTCAAGTTCTTGCTCAGATAGCCAAGCTGCCACCTTGCGCCAAAAAAGTATCACATCTGGACAGTACCTAAACAGATGCAAGGTATCTTCCTCTTGTTCCTCTCATCAAGCTAAAGAGTGTGCATTGCACTCAGACCAACCACCATCTCACAACCTTACCCACCATATGAGATTGCCCATCAACGTGTCCCTTTCCTTTCTCAGCTCCTTCTAGATGTGGCGGAGGTGAGGAACAAGACGATGCACTCTCCAGACTGCGGCATGAGCAGAGAAGAGCTCAACAAACACCTGGAGACGATCAAATGTCTGGGCCGGGAACTTGAGCCATATGCCCCAGAAATGACGAGTCTATCAGAGGATATTGACAAGGTGAGTATACAATCAGAGGTCTGCTGGGTTTCCTTGCCATATTCTCCAGAAGACGTGGTCGCCGAACTCCAGAAGACGTCTtcagagtagccagaatgaAAGTTTTTAAGATGTATTTCCTGGACGTTGAATAGATGTGTTGTTCTGGGTGTGATATAGGCATCGCTTGAAGACGTCTGAAAGACTTAATTAGACATCCAGAAGACGtcctcagagtagccagaatggcagaacgtctatttgcaactaatttaggctgtctatagacgtcccgaatggggtcaggctggactattgtcccaatgtcatttattaACTGATTCTGGCTGTCAAGTAGACGTCCAGATTATGACCTCGCAGAACGATTATTTGTAACTAATGTTGGTTGTCTATAGACGTCCTGAACCGGGTCAGGCTGGAATATTGTCCCAGTGTCCCAGTCAACtcattttgactgtaaaatagacgtccagatcacagcctggacagaccactgttattattgttttttggACGTCCATAGAAGTTGCTTGCTCAGTGGGACTGTACCTCAGTGTTAATGTTACCGACATTTCTCAGCTAAATAAACTCTCAGAAAATGATTATAATGTTATGTAACCCTATAGAATTTTGGTTATaagttttattttcatgtttgtttatttaatatgaATTCATAATGAGCATAATGTAAAGGTTGAAATGAATACTAAttcataatgttattattgttttttggACGTCCATAGAAGTTGCTTGCTCAGTGGGACTGTACCTCAGTGTTAATGTTACCGACATTTCTCAGCTAAATAAACTCTCAGAAAATGATTATAATGTTATGTAACCCTATAGAATTTTGGTTATaagttttattttcatgtttgtttatttaatatgaATTCATAATGAGCATAATGTAAAGGTTGAAATGAATACTAAttcataatgttattattgttttttggACGTCCATAGAAGTTGCTTGCTCAGTGGGACTGTACCTCAGTGTTAATGCTACCGACATTTCTCAGCTAAATAAACTCTCAGAAAATGATTAGGCTATAATGTTATGTAACCCTATAGAATTTTGGTTATaagttttattttcatgtttgtttatttaatatgaATTCATAATGAGCATAATGTAAAGGTTGAAATGAATACTAAttcataatgttattattgttttttggACGTCCATAGAAGTTGCTTGCTCAGTGGGACTGTACCTCAGTGTTAATGTTACCGACATTTCTCAGCTAAATAAACTCTCAGAAAATGATTATAATGTTATGTAACCCTATAGAATTTTGGTTATaagttttattttcatgtttgtttatttaatatgaATTCATAATGAGCATAATGTAAAGGTTGAAATGAATACTAATTCAcaatgttattattgttttttggACGTCCATAGAAGTTGCTTGCTCAGTGGGACTGTACCTCAGTGTTAATGTTACCGACATTTCT includes:
- the LOC134062270 gene encoding uncharacterized protein LOC134062270 isoform X2; this encodes MVGSSILANRSERSRNWNSVVDGLRALRCLLRNFLENQTELFLKKLLEKMSAERCENNCEIRKPNEAYMSRCNPTAVKFDDFDISALISLMSRCTYFQLVIPVRGLQKLLLDVAEVRNKTMHSPDCGMSREELNKHLETIKCLGRELEPYAPEMTSLSEDIDKLLLDVAEVRNKTMHSPDCGMSREELNKHLETIKCLGRELEPYAPEMTSLSEDIDKVSIQSEVCWVSLPYSPEDVVAELQKTSSE